A DNA window from Patescibacteria group bacterium contains the following coding sequences:
- a CDS encoding thioredoxin domain-containing protein codes for MNSKNNNAIYIFLLIIVVVIVGAVVLISKNGSSNAKNAENDSLQSVNETGPKLTITDKDQIYGEINSPITLVEYSDFQCPYCVKFHKTMKQVIDLYPGKVRWVYRHFPLDFHKTAQKAAEATEAAGEHSKFWEYSDKLAANSQADGTGLNEQDLIRYAEELSLDMDKFKKALKDGKFADKVKSDLESGEKVGVTGTPGTFIIDSKGKTEKLAGALSLEQMKAKINPLLEDVK; via the coding sequence GTGAATTCAAAAAATAATAATGCTATCTATATATTCTTGTTAATTATCGTTGTTGTCATTGTAGGAGCAGTCGTTTTAATCTCTAAGAATGGATCGTCAAATGCTAAAAATGCAGAAAATGATTCTTTGCAATCAGTTAATGAGACCGGACCAAAACTTACGATTACTGATAAAGACCAGATCTATGGGGAAATAAATTCTCCGATTACACTCGTAGAATACTCAGATTTTCAATGCCCGTATTGCGTAAAATTTCATAAGACAATGAAGCAAGTTATTGATCTTTATCCGGGCAAAGTTCGCTGGGTTTACCGCCATTTCCCACTTGATTTTCATAAAACCGCCCAAAAAGCAGCCGAAGCCACGGAAGCAGCCGGCGAGCATAGCAAGTTTTGGGAGTACAGCGATAAGCTAGCGGCAAATTCTCAGGCAGATGGAACAGGGCTGAATGAACAAGATTTAATCAGATATGCTGAAGAATTGTCCCTTGATATGGATAAATTCAAAAAGGCGCTAAAGGACGGTAAATTTGCGGATAAGGTAAAATCTGATCTTGAATCTGGCGAAAAAGTCGGAGTTACAGGCACTCCTGGCACATTTATTATTGATAGCAAAGGAAAGACTGAAAAGCTTGCAGGCGCTCTATCTCTAGAGCAAATGAAGGCAAAGATAAATCCGCTGCTTGAGGACGTAAAATGA
- the rny gene encoding ribonuclease Y: protein MIEVIVGLLGLAAGGAGGYYGYRYTTKGKVSSAQAKADKMIEDAKTKAKEILLEGKDEALKERDQAKKEYEDKSRSLDKTESDLRRRELTIDGRFDEVEKTRKDLSKKQEEIETIKQTLRDLRKKQEDSLERIAKMTKEDAKKVLLDLVEKEGKEDLVKKMKEVEEYVRDSADEKAKEIVISAMQRIAAETTAETTVSTVQIPSDEMKGRIIGREGRNIQSFEKVTGVDLIIDDTPDAVVISSFDPVRREVARVTLAELVVDGRIHPTRIEEVFDKAKIKVAADIKKSGEEAAYETGVTGLPLEIIKVLGRLKFRTSFGQNQLQHAIEVSRLSGLISEELGANTALVKKAGLLHDLGKAVDHEVPGSHAVISADIMRKFKLPADLIHAVEAHHEDVPMETPEAAIVQIADAISSARPGARRESLQFHLKRLEDLERVATSFEGVEKAYAIQAGREVRILVKPDSVDDLLAAKLAKEIAKKVEEEVQYPGQVKIQVIRETRAIEFAK, encoded by the coding sequence ATGATCGAGGTAATTGTTGGCCTACTCGGGCTAGCGGCAGGTGGTGCCGGTGGTTATTATGGCTATCGCTACACTACGAAAGGTAAGGTTTCTTCAGCTCAGGCCAAGGCTGATAAAATGATCGAGGACGCGAAGACGAAGGCAAAAGAAATTTTGCTCGAGGGCAAAGACGAGGCGCTCAAAGAACGTGATCAGGCCAAGAAAGAGTATGAAGACAAGAGTCGTTCACTGGACAAGACTGAGAGTGATCTTCGCCGTAGAGAGTTAACTATCGATGGCCGTTTTGACGAAGTCGAGAAGACACGCAAGGATTTATCGAAGAAACAGGAAGAGATTGAGACTATCAAGCAAACATTGCGTGATTTACGCAAGAAACAGGAAGATTCGCTTGAGCGTATTGCCAAGATGACCAAGGAGGACGCCAAGAAAGTTCTTCTGGATTTGGTTGAGAAAGAGGGCAAGGAAGACTTGGTCAAGAAGATGAAAGAAGTCGAGGAATATGTCCGAGATTCTGCAGACGAAAAAGCCAAAGAAATTGTCATCTCTGCTATGCAGAGAATTGCGGCCGAAACTACTGCTGAGACAACTGTTTCGACAGTTCAGATTCCTAGCGACGAGATGAAGGGCCGAATTATCGGACGTGAAGGTAGAAATATTCAATCATTCGAGAAGGTGACTGGAGTTGATCTGATTATTGACGATACTCCAGACGCTGTTGTTATTTCTTCCTTTGATCCTGTCCGTCGTGAAGTCGCTCGTGTCACATTGGCCGAGCTAGTAGTTGATGGTCGAATTCACCCAACCCGAATCGAGGAGGTCTTCGACAAAGCCAAAATCAAAGTTGCGGCTGATATCAAGAAATCTGGTGAAGAAGCGGCCTATGAGACTGGTGTTACTGGTTTACCGCTAGAAATCATCAAAGTCTTGGGTCGTCTCAAATTCCGAACTTCATTTGGCCAAAACCAACTCCAACATGCAATCGAAGTTTCTCGTCTCTCTGGCTTAATTTCAGAAGAGCTCGGTGCCAATACTGCTTTGGTCAAGAAGGCTGGTCTTTTGCACGATCTTGGCAAAGCCGTAGATCATGAGGTTCCTGGCTCACATGCCGTCATCTCTGCTGATATCATGCGCAAATTCAAATTGCCTGCAGATTTGATTCACGCCGTCGAAGCCCATCACGAAGATGTCCCGATGGAAACTCCAGAGGCGGCTATCGTTCAGATCGCCGATGCAATCTCTTCTGCTCGCCCTGGCGCTCGTAGAGAGTCCCTCCAATTCCACTTGAAACGTTTGGAAGATCTAGAGCGTGTTGCTACATCTTTCGAAGGCGTCGAGAAGGCATATGCTATCCAGGCTGGTCGAGAAGTTAGAATTCTGGTCAAACCTGATAGTGTTGATGATCTCTTGGCGGCTAAATTGGCCAAAGAAATTGCCAAGAAAGTAGAAGAAGAGGTTCAATATCCTGGCCAGGTCAAGATTCAAGTTATCCGTGAAACTAGAGCAATCGAATTCGCTAAATAA
- a CDS encoding TIGR00282 family metallophosphoesterase, whose product MKILFIGDIVGKPGRQVVAKLLPSLKKEKKIDFVVANGENLSSGKGMTKEKYDEMLRIGVDYFTSGNHIWDNRDIIPYLKDKSIKVLRPANYPSNCPGEGFATFEVNGHKVTLINLLGQVFIPVLSESPFKVAKEIADENKDSIVLIDIHAEATSEKIALAHYLDGQVSAVMGTHTHVQTADDTILEEGTAFLSDLGMCGPKDSVLGVEKGIIIKQFLTALPQSHKVAVGTTIFNACLVEIDTRTKKAVSIERIYETVK is encoded by the coding sequence ATAAAAATTTTATTCATCGGCGATATCGTCGGGAAACCCGGTCGACAAGTCGTTGCCAAATTACTTCCTTCGCTGAAGAAAGAGAAGAAGATTGATTTTGTTGTCGCAAACGGCGAGAATCTCTCTTCTGGCAAAGGCATGACGAAGGAAAAGTATGACGAAATGTTACGAATCGGCGTCGACTATTTCACTTCTGGCAATCATATCTGGGACAACCGCGACATCATCCCTTACCTCAAAGACAAGTCAATCAAGGTTCTCCGACCTGCAAATTATCCTTCAAATTGTCCGGGCGAAGGCTTCGCAACTTTTGAAGTTAACGGCCACAAGGTTACTCTGATCAATCTGCTCGGTCAGGTTTTCATCCCAGTATTGTCCGAAAGTCCGTTCAAGGTAGCAAAGGAAATTGCAGATGAAAATAAAGATTCAATTGTTCTTATTGATATTCATGCTGAAGCGACAAGCGAGAAAATCGCCCTTGCGCATTATCTCGACGGCCAAGTTTCAGCTGTGATGGGCACTCATACTCATGTTCAGACCGCAGATGATACCATTCTCGAAGAGGGGACTGCATTTCTCTCTGATCTCGGTATGTGCGGACCCAAAGATTCCGTTCTGGGTGTCGAAAAGGGCATCATTATCAAGCAATTCTTGACAGCGCTTCCACAATCGCATAAAGTAGCCGTAGGAACTACTATTTTTAATGCGTGTCTGGTTGAAATCGATACTAGGACGAAAAAGGCAGTTTCGATAGAACGCATTTACGAAACAGTTAAATAG
- a CDS encoding AAA family ATPase — MKLKKFSVKNFKSIKEIGDQVFHDDKINCLIGQNGSGKSNILYALYSLKNNKFLVDDSLNEDSEITKNKVINLSAEFSLEKEDEDKLKEKGFTGVKGFELSVQKSEGGEVSQEITPLDYKDERVKNLKVIAKDLGLEIKQLMIVVPEKAIADPQTPTAEQPPEINTAEQSTQDIISKLEQAKSDIEAKIKLAIVADDLDSYTNLRTELQNFIVLIGNHEIEKSSVDILYSDYCEVINRDISLAIKEIFKTLSINLLDLDYAVEGTAPIKDLLDDTKHPFLFDLLKLSGVSATDFSSKIGRALTGLQNKSSETLTDEINKYWLTHNLIYRIERHDSHLCFFFFTKQGAQIELNNLSEGEKWYLKFFVKLAIANKENKKIIWLFDEPGQNLHASSQIDLKNFFEVNTKNSQIIYTTHQPMMMQWQRLERLYVVENIEKVKGQKVYGSTLHQRFWRDSQLVSPLRQALGLFIGEELLTGKEHIVIEGISDYFFLIGWLRYFQEKGGVRLKWLQSYADETRTFVPADGKDNIPLYCLFLTRKTKNNVKCVAIPDSKNDSDQIKKTLDEYGLQNMKELTKDLSAISGHADLKDIEELFDPTEYLDEVIAYYGQNYPTVKFAKNFVTGFDGKVKLIKHIESSLAKENPELFQKPGISFDKVGVAQYIHDKLVWDGFKYSKTAEDNFEKIFTEIEKLFKKK; from the coding sequence ATGAAATTAAAAAAGTTCTCCGTTAAAAACTTTAAATCAATCAAAGAAATAGGCGATCAAGTATTTCATGACGACAAGATTAACTGCTTGATCGGACAAAATGGTTCCGGTAAATCAAATATATTATATGCGTTATATTCTTTAAAAAATAATAAATTCCTGGTCGATGATTCCTTAAACGAAGATTCTGAAATTACAAAAAATAAAGTTATTAACCTAAGTGCTGAGTTTTCTCTCGAGAAAGAAGATGAGGATAAGCTCAAAGAAAAAGGTTTCACGGGAGTTAAAGGGTTCGAGCTAAGCGTTCAAAAAAGTGAAGGTGGTGAGGTTTCACAGGAGATCACACCGCTTGATTACAAGGACGAGAGAGTGAAAAATTTGAAAGTAATTGCGAAGGATTTGGGTCTAGAAATAAAGCAGTTGATGATAGTTGTTCCAGAGAAGGCCATCGCTGATCCGCAAACACCTACAGCAGAACAGCCGCCTGAGATAAATACAGCCGAACAATCAACTCAAGATATTATTTCAAAACTAGAACAAGCCAAGTCCGATATTGAGGCCAAAATAAAACTCGCCATTGTAGCTGATGATTTAGATTCATATACAAATTTAAGAACCGAGCTACAAAACTTTATTGTATTAATTGGAAATCATGAAATAGAAAAGTCTTCAGTCGATATTCTTTATAGCGATTACTGTGAGGTCATAAACCGAGATATTTCCTTAGCGATTAAAGAAATCTTTAAAACATTATCCATAAACTTGCTTGATCTTGATTATGCGGTCGAGGGAACAGCACCAATAAAAGACTTGTTAGACGATACTAAGCACCCTTTTCTCTTTGATCTACTAAAACTATCAGGAGTTTCCGCAACGGACTTTTCTTCTAAGATCGGGAGGGCACTAACTGGTTTGCAAAATAAGTCATCAGAGACGCTCACTGATGAAATAAATAAGTATTGGCTGACTCACAACCTAATATATCGCATTGAAAGACACGATAGCCATTTGTGCTTTTTCTTTTTTACCAAGCAGGGCGCACAGATAGAGCTAAATAACCTTAGTGAAGGTGAAAAATGGTATCTTAAATTTTTCGTCAAATTAGCTATCGCTAATAAGGAAAACAAGAAGATAATTTGGCTTTTTGATGAGCCAGGACAAAACCTTCACGCCTCCTCTCAAATTGACCTTAAAAACTTTTTTGAAGTTAATACGAAAAATTCACAGATTATTTACACTACTCATCAGCCAATGATGATGCAGTGGCAAAGATTAGAAAGATTGTATGTCGTTGAAAACATAGAAAAAGTCAAAGGCCAGAAAGTGTACGGGAGTACACTTCACCAGAGGTTCTGGAGAGATTCGCAGCTAGTTTCTCCCCTTCGACAGGCGTTAGGTTTATTTATTGGCGAAGAGCTTCTGACGGGCAAGGAGCATATTGTGATCGAAGGAATATCGGATTATTTCTTTCTAATTGGATGGCTTAGGTATTTCCAAGAGAAAGGTGGTGTTAGGTTAAAATGGTTGCAGAGTTATGCTGACGAAACAAGAACTTTTGTGCCCGCTGATGGCAAAGATAATATTCCGCTTTACTGCCTATTTCTAACTCGTAAAACCAAGAATAATGTAAAATGTGTTGCAATTCCTGACTCAAAGAACGATTCAGATCAGATTAAAAAAACTCTTGACGAATATGGTCTACAAAATATGAAAGAGCTCACGAAAGATCTGTCCGCAATCAGCGGTCATGCAGATTTAAAAGACATCGAAGAGCTATTTGATCCAACAGAGTATCTTGATGAAGTCATTGCTTATTATGGTCAAAACTATCCAACTGTAAAGTTCGCAAAAAATTTCGTAACTGGTTTTGATGGTAAAGTTAAATTAATAAAACACATAGAATCTTCGCTAGCCAAAGAGAACCCTGAGTTATTCCAAAAACCAGGAATATCATTTGATAAGGTTGGAGTCGCACAGTACATTCACGATAAGCTTGTTTGGGATGGCTTTAAATACTCAAAAACGGCCGAGGATAATTTTGAAAAGATTTTTACAGAGATTGAAAAGCTATTTAAGAAAAAATAA
- a CDS encoding thioredoxin domain-containing protein → MACIIALIVFSILGLFSATHRQLAREALDCVFRKATFRPCNTGFKEKVKGKLVGGMLTKSAFMAKILNRYFELFSFVLFMLMIASTFYVVKGGYNYYKYGSCNGLNKSGFCVFDPTGGNNQISAENKTCSAKEHTAESIDQSKIDLTAFPSKKIESKNNIVFIGCYNCDYSRKSYPIVKKLVEKEKSSLTFIHFPTKDPNDTLTNFSYCASKNYPDKFWDLNDKLFASKKEDLLKPEYLNELTTKYQMNPQTINECATSDSTKKELEKQKEQMSDADLYGTPTVFINGKTLVGPKPYRVYKGVLVK, encoded by the coding sequence ATGGCATGTATAATCGCATTAATCGTATTTTCTATACTCGGACTTTTTAGTGCAACTCACCGCCAGCTGGCAAGGGAGGCACTAGATTGTGTTTTTAGAAAAGCTACTTTTAGGCCTTGCAACACAGGCTTTAAAGAAAAAGTTAAAGGCAAATTAGTTGGTGGAATGCTAACAAAATCTGCGTTCATGGCTAAAATTTTAAACCGCTATTTTGAGCTGTTCTCATTTGTCTTATTCATGTTAATGATAGCAAGCACATTTTATGTTGTTAAGGGCGGCTATAATTATTACAAATACGGCAGTTGCAATGGCCTAAACAAAAGCGGATTTTGTGTCTTTGATCCTACTGGAGGCAATAACCAAATTTCCGCTGAAAACAAAACGTGTAGTGCTAAGGAACACACCGCAGAGAGTATAGATCAAAGCAAGATTGATCTCACGGCATTCCCTTCAAAGAAAATAGAGAGTAAAAATAACATCGTTTTTATAGGCTGCTACAACTGTGACTATAGTCGAAAATCTTACCCTATCGTAAAGAAGCTAGTTGAGAAAGAAAAAAGCAGTTTAACCTTTATTCATTTCCCGACCAAAGATCCAAATGATACTTTGACAAATTTTTCTTACTGCGCGAGCAAAAACTATCCTGACAAATTTTGGGATTTGAATGACAAGTTGTTTGCATCAAAAAAGGAAGATTTGCTCAAGCCTGAATATCTTAACGAGCTTACAACCAAGTACCAGATGAATCCTCAAACAATTAATGAGTGTGCAACAAGCGATTCAACGAAGAAAGAGTTAGAAAAGCAAAAAGAGCAAATGAGCGACGCTGATCTTTATGGTACTCCAACAGTTTTTATCAACGGGAAAACGTTGGTTGGCCCAAAACCTTACCGTGTCTATAAAGGTGTGTTGGTCAAGTAA
- a CDS encoding radical SAM protein: protein MSVKKKVMLISCGSGRKNLFGNAQLPNLGLLYIATTFQDSGFDVEVVDLGLAPLAMEEILDKTKTCNFVGVSCMTWTLDEANKIASAIRAKNPNVGLIAGGSGATSMPSYLIPNFDWVCIGEGENAVRAIVGGKQAKGIVHTDRDMAWTGVLYPSRDKGMLPFLHMRDIWPLEIGDQAPTSISGSRGCPFDCSFCESREAWQGRVVFRDPIKVVDEVEYLAGQGYRSIDWDDLNINLNHEWLLAICAEMVNRGLHNKVVMGGLFNPALHHSDELIPAMREAGWGMLSIGTESPTERERQVMAKQHQDEDPDAIFKLCLKNGIATRLLMIIDVPDQTINDIGRCGDWIKSCSATGFRCSHFTPFHQSASGRDDIIRSMIIDHNLAHWDTVHPVLSVPYDSVAARRYLMESFFFNAYLKNRKILLEKFPEFKIGYRRLESESGFLTKNNLVLPENRLGKG from the coding sequence ATGTCAGTAAAAAAGAAGGTAATGTTGATTAGTTGCGGTTCGGGCCGCAAAAACTTATTTGGCAATGCACAATTACCAAATTTGGGATTACTTTATATCGCAACGACGTTTCAGGATAGTGGCTTCGACGTAGAGGTTGTCGATTTGGGCTTGGCGCCGTTAGCTATGGAAGAGATCCTGGATAAAACTAAAACTTGTAATTTTGTTGGCGTAAGTTGTATGACTTGGACACTAGATGAGGCAAACAAAATTGCATCGGCAATCCGGGCAAAAAATCCCAACGTCGGTTTAATAGCTGGCGGCAGTGGAGCAACGTCAATGCCCAGTTATCTCATCCCCAATTTTGATTGGGTATGTATTGGAGAAGGAGAAAATGCTGTAAGAGCAATCGTGGGAGGCAAACAAGCAAAAGGAATTGTTCACACTGACAGGGATATGGCTTGGACGGGCGTCCTATATCCATCTCGAGACAAAGGAATGTTGCCCTTTCTGCATATGCGCGATATATGGCCACTTGAAATTGGTGATCAAGCCCCAACTTCAATCTCTGGGTCACGAGGATGTCCTTTTGATTGCTCTTTTTGTGAGTCACGAGAAGCGTGGCAAGGTAGAGTAGTATTTCGAGACCCGATCAAAGTGGTCGACGAAGTAGAATATTTGGCGGGTCAGGGATACCGATCTATCGATTGGGATGATTTGAATATCAACCTAAACCATGAATGGTTGTTAGCAATTTGTGCAGAGATGGTCAACCGAGGGCTACACAACAAAGTAGTGATGGGCGGACTTTTTAATCCTGCTTTGCATCACTCAGATGAGCTGATTCCAGCAATGCGTGAGGCGGGTTGGGGAATGCTGTCCATCGGCACCGAAAGCCCTACCGAGAGAGAACGCCAAGTAATGGCAAAACAGCATCAAGATGAAGACCCCGATGCCATTTTCAAGCTTTGCCTCAAGAACGGAATTGCAACTCGATTATTGATGATCATCGATGTCCCGGACCAAACCATTAATGATATTGGCCGATGTGGGGATTGGATAAAATCTTGCTCGGCGACAGGATTCAGGTGTTCACATTTCACACCTTTCCATCAGTCAGCAAGTGGCAGGGACGACATAATACGATCAATGATAATTGACCACAATCTGGCACATTGGGACACAGTCCATCCTGTTCTCAGTGTTCCATATGATTCTGTCGCCGCCAGACGGTATCTGATGGAATCATTCTTCTTCAACGCCTATCTTAAAAACAGAAAAATCTTGTTAGAAAAATTTCCTGAATTTAAGATCGGATATCGGCGATTGGAATCAGAATCAGGTTTCTTAACAAAAAATAACCTCGTTTTGCCAGAAAATCGCCTTGGTAAAGGTTAG
- a CDS encoding HU family DNA-binding protein has protein sequence MNKNELINEVARKTGLSRREAEVGIQTMLDAIAKELVGGNKVTLTGFGTFDIGKRKARVGVNPRTGRQIQIKATKMPRFKPSKNLRVKIK, from the coding sequence ATGAACAAAAATGAACTAATCAACGAAGTTGCCAGGAAGACTGGTCTTTCTCGCCGCGAGGCTGAAGTAGGGATTCAGACAATGCTTGACGCAATTGCCAAGGAGCTGGTTGGTGGCAACAAAGTGACTCTGACAGGTTTCGGAACTTTCGACATCGGTAAACGCAAGGCAAGAGTTGGTGTAAACCCACGAACCGGCCGCCAGATTCAAATCAAGGCCACCAAGATGCCACGTTTCAAGCCAAGCAAGAATCTCCGAGTCAAGATCAAATAA
- a CDS encoding helix-turn-helix domain-containing protein: MDNLQINGLSQKEFEAYKNLLSLKRSTVLQLAKISNDKRTNLYRLLETLIGKGLVSEIYEGSKHYYIAESPSRLVNFVAQEKKKIEELLPELEQIEKEAMERPKIKYFEGKEGIKNLEDELLKERKEILAFSWPDKLVQSIESHDSFVKKRIKAKIPARVIYPDTGAAHKRKTGFREVRYSKKLKPFDSTFMISGNKVVAFSHKRWITGVLIENREIAEGLTAFFDAYWSELKETKK, encoded by the coding sequence ATGGATAATTTACAAATCAACGGTTTGAGCCAAAAAGAGTTCGAGGCATACAAGAATTTGCTTAGTTTAAAAAGGTCAACCGTGCTTCAGTTGGCTAAAATTTCCAATGATAAACGAACTAATCTTTATCGACTATTAGAAACACTGATCGGCAAAGGCTTGGTGAGCGAAATTTATGAAGGCAGTAAGCATTATTATATTGCCGAATCCCCAAGCAGATTAGTAAATTTCGTCGCTCAAGAGAAGAAAAAAATCGAGGAATTATTGCCAGAACTCGAGCAGATAGAGAAAGAAGCGATGGAGCGACCTAAAATTAAATATTTTGAGGGAAAAGAAGGTATAAAAAATCTCGAAGATGAGCTTTTAAAAGAACGGAAAGAAATATTGGCTTTTTCTTGGCCAGATAAATTGGTACAAAGCATTGAATCTCATGATTCCTTTGTCAAGAAAAGAATAAAGGCAAAAATACCCGCTAGGGTTATCTATCCCGATACAGGAGCTGCGCATAAAAGAAAAACGGGGTTTCGAGAAGTCCGATACTCAAAGAAGTTAAAACCGTTTGATTCGACTTTTATGATTTCTGGCAATAAAGTTGTGGCTTTTTCTCACAAGAGATGGATCACCGGCGTTTTGATCGAAAACAGAGAAATCGCTGAAGGACTTACTGCATTTTTCGATGCCTATTGGTCGGAGCTTAAAGAAACTAAAAAATAA
- a CDS encoding cysteine desulfurase yields MNLEKTRQDFPILSDSKLIYFDNACTTLKPNSVIEAVSQFYREFPFCDRGSYKLSQVVGEKCEKVRQKTAKFINANNSNEVIFVKNATEGINFVANSFNFKAGDIVLTSDKEHNSNFLPWVRLAKHSKIQHLITKTASNGEFDLGDYKSQLEKNQGNIKLVSLVYTSNLDGVTYPVKEIVELAHKYNSLVLLDATQAATHRRIDVKKLGVDFLVFSAHKMLGPTGIGILYIKKEIIENFVSSVIGGGTVNSASYTDYELLPSPQRFEAGIQNYSGIFGFGAALDYINSIGMENIEKQNLILNKYITENLINLPNLRLIGPAEPKKRSGIISFYIEGADPHYIAQLLENSGNIAIRSGQLCVHPWFSDKEIKGVIRISTYFYNTLAEAETLIKQIKNIVRIL; encoded by the coding sequence ATGAACCTAGAAAAGACTCGCCAAGATTTTCCGATACTGTCAGATTCAAAGCTTATCTATTTTGATAATGCTTGCACAACTCTGAAGCCCAACTCGGTAATTGAGGCAGTCTCACAATTTTATAGGGAATTTCCTTTCTGCGATCGAGGCAGCTACAAGCTGAGTCAGGTCGTGGGCGAAAAGTGTGAAAAAGTAAGACAAAAGACCGCGAAGTTTATAAATGCAAATAATTCTAATGAGGTGATATTTGTAAAAAATGCGACCGAGGGCATAAATTTTGTTGCTAACTCTTTTAACTTCAAAGCTGGCGATATCGTCTTAACCTCTGATAAAGAGCACAACTCCAATTTTCTGCCGTGGGTAAGATTAGCAAAACATAGCAAAATTCAGCATCTGATCACCAAAACGGCTAGCAATGGTGAATTTGACTTGGGAGACTATAAATCACAACTAGAAAAAAACCAAGGAAACATTAAACTTGTTTCCTTGGTATATACTTCGAACCTGGATGGAGTAACCTATCCAGTCAAAGAAATAGTTGAACTGGCTCATAAATATAATTCACTGGTATTACTAGACGCTACACAGGCAGCTACCCACCGAAGAATCGATGTCAAAAAACTAGGTGTAGATTTTCTAGTATTTTCGGCTCACAAAATGCTGGGGCCGACAGGAATAGGTATTCTGTATATTAAAAAAGAGATTATTGAAAACTTTGTCTCATCTGTGATCGGAGGTGGAACGGTAAACAGCGCAAGTTATACGGATTATGAGCTTCTCCCGTCGCCACAGAGATTTGAAGCGGGCATACAGAATTACTCAGGAATTTTTGGGTTTGGGGCGGCGCTTGATTATATAAATTCTATTGGAATGGAAAACATCGAGAAGCAAAATCTTATCTTAAATAAATATATAACAGAGAATTTAATAAATTTGCCAAACCTACGGTTGATCGGACCCGCCGAGCCAAAAAAAAGAAGCGGAATCATCTCCTTTTATATCGAGGGCGCTGATCCGCATTATATCGCTCAACTATTAGAGAATTCTGGAAATATTGCTATTCGCTCAGGTCAGCTGTGTGTCCATCCGTGGTTCTCAGACAAGGAAATCAAAGGCGTGATTAGAATTTCAACATACTTCTATAACACCTTAGCAGAAGCCGAAACCTTAATTAAACAAATTAAAAATATAGTAAGGATTTTGTAA
- a CDS encoding replication-relaxation family protein: protein MTIQTITTKQEEILTLIYKYKFLNRIQIQSFLEHKDHRRINSWLKDLTEKECIKRIWSNGYVERTRPSIYYLASSSLAYLSKRYFITPRYFPKIAEEAVIGPSEHYILDSLLLADLSLGFLDKNKEAANTSVITKTELAEPYSEYSFLAEAKIKPELLFATRASSKSMTKYYLLEVIERYASFILVRNKIKRYFDLYYSNDWEDNIEGEFPTVLFVCHSMYLLIYAKRYARRLRADEYPDADFTIQFALLENLKSNESGSDIWEKA from the coding sequence ATGACAATACAAACAATAACAACTAAACAAGAAGAAATACTAACTCTCATATACAAATACAAATTCCTAAACAGAATCCAAATACAATCATTTCTAGAACATAAAGATCACAGAAGAATAAACAGCTGGCTTAAAGACCTAACAGAAAAAGAATGCATAAAAAGAATTTGGTCAAACGGCTATGTCGAAAGAACAAGACCTTCTATCTATTATCTAGCATCCAGTAGCCTTGCGTATTTATCAAAACGATATTTCATCACTCCCCGATATTTTCCGAAAATAGCAGAAGAAGCAGTGATTGGTCCATCGGAACACTACATTCTTGATTCCCTTTTACTTGCTGATCTTAGTTTAGGTTTTCTAGATAAGAATAAGGAAGCGGCGAATACTTCAGTTATTACCAAAACCGAATTGGCTGAACCATATTCGGAGTATAGCTTTCTGGCAGAGGCCAAGATTAAGCCGGAACTTCTTTTTGCTACGAGAGCCAGTAGCAAAAGTATGACAAAGTATTATCTATTAGAGGTTATTGAGAGATATGCTTCATTCATCTTGGTTCGAAACAAAATCAAAAGATACTTTGATCTGTATTATTCCAATGACTGGGAGGATAACATAGAGGGTGAATTCCCAACAGTACTTTTTGTCTGTCATTCAATGTACTTACTAATTTATGCCAAGAGGTATGCCCGAAGGCTCAGAGCTGATGAATATCCGGATGCTGATTTCACAATTCAGTTTGCGCTACTAGAAAACCTCAAATCAAATGAATCAGGCAGTGATATTTGGGAGAAAGCTTAG